From a region of the Xanthomonas rydalmerensis genome:
- the mrcB gene encoding penicillin-binding protein 1B, producing MPRRYDDHDTDDQDDALDSPAAVWRRRLLTWGLAAAALGLGFLIPYTVYLNKQVTQRFGELRWQIPTRVYARPLVLAPDTAMDPQTLKTELDAASYRADAGAERPGSYQQDGSRFVIASRGYVDVDGRVAPRRIEVGLGGGRVVALRDAQTRKSLKAARLDPARIATLYGQKQEERRLVRVDEVPELLVTGLQAVEDRDFNSHHGIDLSGMVRAAWVMVRSGGKSRQGASTLTQQLARSGLLGIGKEQTVTRKFNEILYALIMEARYDKRTILEAYLNQVYLGQRGSQAVHGVASGAEFWFGRELDALAPEQVALLIGLVKGPSYYDPRRYPERALDRRNFVLGKLRESELIDEPTYRKALAAPLGVPANPGLVAANRFPAYVDLVRRQLARDYPESALQGAGLSVLTGMSPSAQAYAEGAVTRTITSLETNKKRPPLQAGLVLTDTHNGEVLAVVGSRDVAQPGFNRAIEAQRQVGSLLKPFVYLLALAQPDRYSLASWVDDTPVTVQLGRGRNWSPGNSDGRSHGTVRVVDALAHSYNQATVRIGMQVGPERVAQLVKVLAGIEAEVNPSLILGATDQSPYAMAQLYQFLASGGEIQPLHAVRGVLDPQGKLLKRYDKTPAPAQEGDSIAANLVGMALQQVVSNGTARQLLSDGLGKLSPAGKTGTSNDGVDSWYAGYTGDHLAVIWIGNDQNKQTGLYGATGAMRVWSGIFSRLPSAPLQVQGKGIDWQWMDPVGYNSTDPSCPGARQFPFVVGFVPAYAACTPPQALPDEAAPAEGERQGGGWRSWFGLDKKKDPPADAAAPPPAH from the coding sequence GTGCCCCGACGCTACGACGATCACGACACCGACGATCAGGACGACGCCCTGGACAGCCCCGCCGCAGTATGGCGCCGGCGTCTGCTCACCTGGGGCCTGGCCGCCGCCGCACTCGGCCTGGGCTTCCTGATTCCGTATACGGTCTATCTGAACAAACAGGTCACCCAGCGTTTCGGCGAACTGCGCTGGCAGATTCCCACCCGCGTGTACGCGCGGCCGCTGGTGCTGGCGCCGGACACGGCGATGGACCCGCAAACGCTGAAGACCGAACTGGATGCGGCCAGCTATCGCGCCGACGCCGGCGCCGAGCGTCCCGGCAGCTACCAGCAGGACGGCAGCCGCTTCGTCATCGCCAGTCGCGGCTACGTCGACGTCGACGGCCGGGTCGCGCCGCGCCGCATCGAGGTCGGCCTGGGCGGCGGTCGCGTGGTGGCGCTGCGCGATGCGCAGACGCGCAAGTCGCTCAAGGCCGCGCGCCTGGATCCGGCGCGCATCGCCACGCTGTACGGACAGAAGCAGGAAGAGCGGCGCCTGGTGCGCGTGGACGAGGTGCCGGAACTGCTGGTCACCGGCCTGCAGGCGGTGGAAGACCGCGACTTCAACTCGCACCACGGCATCGACCTCAGCGGCATGGTCCGCGCGGCCTGGGTGATGGTGCGTTCCGGCGGCAAGAGCCGGCAGGGCGCCAGCACCCTGACCCAGCAGCTGGCGCGCAGCGGCCTACTCGGCATCGGCAAGGAACAGACCGTCACCCGCAAGTTCAACGAGATCCTGTACGCGCTGATCATGGAGGCGCGCTACGACAAGCGCACCATCCTGGAGGCGTACCTCAACCAGGTGTACCTGGGCCAGCGCGGCAGCCAGGCGGTGCATGGCGTGGCCTCGGGCGCGGAGTTCTGGTTCGGCCGCGAACTCGACGCGCTGGCGCCGGAACAGGTGGCGCTGCTGATCGGCCTGGTCAAGGGGCCGTCCTACTACGACCCGCGGCGCTATCCCGAGCGCGCGCTGGATCGGCGCAACTTCGTGCTGGGCAAGCTGCGCGAGAGCGAGCTGATCGACGAGCCGACCTATCGCAAGGCGCTGGCCGCGCCGCTAGGCGTGCCGGCCAATCCCGGCCTGGTCGCCGCCAACCGCTTCCCGGCCTATGTCGACCTGGTGCGGCGCCAGCTGGCGCGCGATTACCCGGAAAGCGCGCTGCAGGGCGCCGGCCTGAGCGTGCTCACCGGCATGTCGCCGTCGGCGCAGGCCTATGCCGAGGGCGCGGTGACCCGCACCATCACGTCGTTGGAAACCAACAAGAAGCGCCCGCCGCTGCAGGCCGGGCTGGTGCTCACCGACACCCACAACGGCGAGGTGCTGGCGGTGGTCGGCAGCCGCGATGTGGCCCAGCCCGGCTTCAACCGCGCGATCGAGGCGCAGCGCCAGGTCGGTTCGCTGCTCAAGCCGTTCGTGTACCTGCTGGCGCTGGCGCAGCCGGACCGCTATTCGCTGGCCAGCTGGGTCGACGACACCCCGGTCACCGTGCAATTGGGCCGCGGCCGCAACTGGAGTCCGGGCAATTCCGATGGCCGCAGCCATGGCACGGTGCGCGTGGTCGATGCGCTGGCGCACTCCTACAACCAGGCCACGGTGCGCATCGGCATGCAGGTCGGGCCGGAGCGCGTGGCGCAGCTGGTGAAGGTGCTGGCCGGCATCGAGGCCGAGGTCAATCCCTCGCTGATTCTCGGCGCGACCGACCAGAGCCCGTACGCGATGGCGCAGCTGTACCAGTTCCTGGCCTCCGGCGGCGAGATCCAGCCGCTGCATGCGGTGCGCGGCGTGCTCGATCCGCAGGGCAAGCTGCTCAAGCGCTACGACAAGACCCCGGCGCCGGCGCAGGAGGGCGACTCCATCGCCGCCAACCTGGTCGGCATGGCGCTGCAGCAGGTGGTCAGCAACGGCACCGCGCGGCAGTTGCTCAGCGATGGCCTGGGCAAGCTGTCGCCGGCCGGCAAGACCGGCACCAGTAACGACGGCGTGGACAGCTGGTACGCCGGCTACACCGGCGATCACCTGGCGGTGATCTGGATCGGCAACGACCAGAACAAGCAGACCGGCCTGTACGGCGCCACCGGCGCGATGCGGGTGTGGTCGGGCATCTTCTCGCGGCTGCCGAGCGCGCCGTTGCAGGTGCAGGGCAAGGGCATCGACTGGCAGTGGATGGATCCGGTGGGGTACAACAGCACCGACCCGAGCTGCCCCGGCGCGCGCCAGTTCCCGTTCGTGGTCGGTTTCGTGCCCGCGTATGCCGCCTGCACGCCGCCGCAGGCGCTGCCGGACGAGGCCGCGCCCGCCGAGGGCGAGCGCCAAGGCGGCGGCTGGCGTAGCTGGTTCGGCCTGGACAAGAAGAAAGACCCGCCTGCCGACGCGGCCGCGCCGCCGCCGGCGCATTGA
- a CDS encoding tetratricopeptide repeat protein, which yields MTPRIPAIAALSLLLASCVSAPPPPPPAAPVDTTTPAQRIAAIDASGGADDTELSVQPLRDPEVEDLRESAKRKRTAGDLAGAAAALDQALKLVPEDPALLQDRAEVALLQKDDAQAEAFAKRAIDLGSQTGPLCRRHWATIEQARLARGQKENAASAHAQIAGCTVPGIKRY from the coding sequence ATGACCCCACGTATTCCCGCCATCGCCGCCCTCAGCCTGCTGCTCGCCTCCTGCGTCAGCGCGCCGCCGCCGCCGCCCCCGGCCGCGCCGGTGGACACCACCACGCCGGCGCAGCGCATCGCCGCGATCGACGCCAGCGGCGGCGCCGACGACACCGAACTGAGCGTGCAGCCGCTGCGCGATCCGGAAGTCGAGGACCTGCGCGAGAGCGCCAAGCGCAAGCGCACCGCCGGCGATTTGGCCGGTGCCGCCGCAGCGTTGGACCAGGCGCTGAAGCTGGTGCCGGAGGACCCGGCGCTGCTGCAGGACCGCGCCGAAGTGGCGCTGCTGCAGAAGGACGATGCGCAGGCCGAAGCCTTCGCCAAGCGCGCCATCGACCTTGGTTCGCAGACCGGCCCGCTGTGCCGCCGCCACTGGGCGACCATCGAACAGGCGCGCCTGGCCCGCGGCCAGAAGGAAAACGCCGCCTCGGCGCATGCGCAGATCGCGGGGTGCACGGTGCCGGGGATCAAGAGGTACTGA
- a CDS encoding ATP-dependent DNA helicase, whose product MSLAHASTEALSEGGALARQLDAFVPRPAQLRLTAAIAEAFEQRDVLLAEAGTGTGKTYAYLVPALLSGLKTIVSTGTRALQDQLYHRDLPRVRAALGVGLSSALLKGRANYLCKYRLEQARGEPRFTAREQVAQFQRIVAWSGRTRFGDIAELDALADDSPLLPLVTSTVDNCLGTECPFWGECFVVQARQRAQAADLVVVNHHLLLADLALKQEGFGEILPGAQAFVIDEAHQLPELAANFFGEGFGMRPLQELARDCVAESLHVAGALASLQPPVQAIEQTLRELRAAMEGLPARGTQWRLLAKPQVRDGFDALLADLARLQEPLAVLREASPGFDACAARARELRTRLGRWLGEDAPIPDFEAEPEADAPSNDVLWYELTPRGFRCQRTPLDVSGPLRAHREASRAAWVFTSATLAVKGEFEHIATRLGLSDPMTLLQPSPFDWARQALCYLPALPDPAARGFGTALIAALQPVLEASQGRAFLLFASHRALREAAEALRDGPWPLFVQGEAPRATLLQRFRASGNGVLLGSASFREGVDVVGDALSVVVIDKLPFAAPDDPVFEARLDAIRRDGGNPFRDEQLPQAVIALKQGVGRLIRSERDRGVLVLCDPRLLSKSYGRTFLESLPPFARTRDVEDVRQFFAAESPTLGDNPDTGTSPPSD is encoded by the coding sequence ATGTCCTTAGCCCATGCCAGCACCGAAGCGCTCAGCGAAGGCGGTGCGCTTGCGCGCCAGCTCGATGCCTTCGTGCCGCGGCCGGCGCAGTTGCGGTTGACCGCGGCGATCGCCGAGGCGTTCGAGCAGCGCGACGTGCTGCTCGCCGAGGCCGGTACCGGCACCGGCAAGACCTATGCGTATCTGGTGCCGGCGCTGCTGTCGGGGCTGAAGACCATCGTCTCCACCGGCACCCGCGCGCTGCAGGACCAGCTCTATCACCGCGATCTGCCGCGGGTGCGGGCGGCGCTGGGCGTGGGCCTCAGCAGCGCGCTGCTGAAGGGGCGCGCCAATTACCTGTGCAAGTACCGCCTGGAGCAGGCCCGCGGCGAGCCGCGGTTCACTGCGCGCGAGCAGGTCGCGCAGTTCCAGCGCATCGTCGCCTGGAGCGGGCGTACCCGCTTCGGCGACATCGCCGAACTGGACGCGCTGGCCGACGATTCGCCGCTGCTGCCGCTGGTCACCTCCACCGTGGACAACTGCCTGGGCACCGAGTGTCCGTTCTGGGGCGAGTGCTTCGTGGTGCAGGCGCGGCAGCGCGCGCAGGCCGCCGACCTGGTGGTGGTCAACCACCACCTGCTGCTGGCCGACCTGGCATTGAAGCAGGAGGGCTTCGGCGAGATCCTGCCCGGCGCGCAGGCCTTCGTGATCGATGAAGCGCACCAGTTGCCGGAATTGGCGGCGAACTTCTTCGGCGAAGGCTTCGGCATGCGCCCGCTGCAGGAACTGGCGCGCGATTGCGTGGCCGAGAGCCTCCATGTCGCCGGCGCGCTGGCCAGCCTGCAGCCGCCGGTGCAGGCGATCGAGCAGACCCTGCGCGAACTGCGCGCGGCGATGGAGGGCCTGCCGGCGCGCGGCACGCAGTGGCGACTGCTGGCCAAGCCGCAGGTGCGCGACGGTTTCGATGCGCTGCTGGCCGATCTGGCGCGGCTGCAGGAGCCGCTGGCGGTGCTGCGCGAGGCCTCGCCCGGTTTCGACGCCTGCGCGGCGCGCGCGCGCGAACTGCGCACGCGGCTGGGCCGCTGGCTCGGCGAGGATGCGCCGATTCCGGATTTCGAGGCCGAGCCGGAAGCGGACGCGCCGTCCAACGACGTGCTGTGGTACGAGCTGACCCCGCGCGGCTTCCGCTGCCAGCGCACGCCGCTGGATGTGTCCGGGCCGCTGCGCGCGCATCGCGAGGCCTCGCGCGCGGCCTGGGTGTTCACCTCGGCGACGCTGGCGGTGAAGGGCGAGTTCGAGCACATCGCCACGCGCCTGGGCCTGAGCGACCCGATGACCTTGCTGCAGCCCAGCCCGTTCGACTGGGCGCGGCAGGCATTGTGCTACCTGCCGGCGCTGCCCGATCCCGCCGCGCGCGGCTTCGGCACGGCGCTGATCGCCGCGCTGCAGCCGGTGCTGGAGGCCTCGCAGGGCCGTGCCTTCCTGCTGTTCGCCTCGCACCGCGCGCTGCGCGAGGCGGCCGAGGCACTGCGCGACGGCCCCTGGCCGCTGTTCGTGCAGGGCGAGGCGCCGCGCGCGACCTTGCTGCAACGCTTCCGCGCCTCCGGCAACGGCGTGCTGCTCGGCTCGGCCAGCTTCCGCGAGGGCGTGGACGTGGTCGGCGATGCGTTGAGCGTGGTGGTGATCGACAAGCTGCCGTTCGCCGCCCCCGACGATCCGGTGTTCGAGGCGCGCCTGGACGCGATCCGCCGCGACGGCGGCAACCCGTTCCGCGACGAACAGTTGCCGCAGGCGGTGATCGCGCTCAAGCAGGGCGTGGGCCGGCTGATCCGCAGCGAGCGCGATCGCGGCGTGCTGGTGCTGTGCGACCCGCGCCTGCTGAGCAAGTCCTACGGCCGCACCTTCCTGGAGTCGCTACCGCCGTTCGCCCGCACCCGCGACGTGGAGGACGTCCGCCAGTTCTTCGCCGCCGAATCCCCGACGCTGGGCGATAATCCCGACACGGGCACGTCGCCGCCATCCGACTAG